A single window of Rubripirellula lacrimiformis DNA harbors:
- a CDS encoding diacylglycerol/lipid kinase family protein, whose translation MTMVATSIPRPPQPGGTTQVRHPPAAAIPHSSLESIFPMDRFAISPTNRLPSSQIPASESAMPDVVIFTSPNAGTGAGRQQLPRLVDRLREHHVRSTIVDSVAQLVAAVDGSPNPIVVAAGGDGTLSLACESIGADVPIVPMPMGTENLLAKHFGHRSAADAVLETIRFGREVRLDVGQANGKPFLIMATCGFDAEVVRGMHLTRRGHIHRLSYLRPILRAVRHYSFPGLEIRVDGGPPIHAGWAMVFNLPRYATSLSIEPDAMGDDGQLDLIAFQGRSVLTGLRYLAGITTSRHLNFSDVIRRRGTAFQISASQDVNASGSFSGAGSVSTDGRRKVRVPVQLDGDFAGRLPVTIRTLPGRVRLLVPAEVQNFAR comes from the coding sequence ATGACAATGGTTGCCACTTCGATCCCCCGACCACCGCAGCCCGGCGGGACGACGCAAGTGCGGCATCCACCGGCTGCCGCGATTCCGCATTCCTCGCTTGAATCGATCTTCCCCATGGACCGTTTCGCCATTTCGCCCACCAACCGCTTGCCATCGTCGCAGATCCCGGCATCGGAATCTGCAATGCCCGATGTCGTGATTTTCACAAGCCCCAACGCGGGCACCGGTGCGGGACGCCAACAGCTGCCCCGTTTGGTCGACCGGCTGCGGGAACATCACGTCCGATCCACCATCGTCGATTCGGTGGCCCAGTTGGTGGCGGCCGTCGACGGTTCGCCCAACCCGATCGTCGTGGCGGCCGGTGGTGATGGCACGCTGTCGCTCGCCTGTGAATCGATCGGTGCCGACGTGCCGATCGTGCCGATGCCGATGGGGACTGAAAACCTGCTGGCAAAACATTTTGGTCATCGATCGGCCGCCGACGCGGTATTGGAAACCATTCGCTTTGGCCGCGAAGTGCGTTTGGACGTTGGCCAGGCGAATGGAAAGCCGTTTCTGATCATGGCGACCTGTGGCTTTGATGCCGAGGTCGTGCGAGGGATGCATCTGACGCGGCGAGGCCATATCCACCGGCTCAGCTATCTGCGTCCGATCTTGCGAGCAGTTCGTCATTACTCGTTTCCGGGATTGGAAATTCGAGTCGATGGCGGGCCGCCCATCCATGCGGGTTGGGCAATGGTTTTCAATCTGCCCCGCTACGCGACGTCCTTGTCGATTGAACCCGACGCGATGGGCGACGATGGGCAATTGGACCTGATCGCTTTTCAGGGTCGCTCGGTGTTGACTGGCCTGCGGTATTTGGCGGGGATCACGACAAGCCGACATCTGAATTTTTCGGATGTGATCCGCCGACGTGGCACAGCGTTCCAGATTTCCGCGTCGCAGGACGTCAATGCCAGTGGGTCGTTCAGCGGGGCTGGATCGGTCAGCACTGACGGGCGGCGGAAAGTACGTGTGCCGGTCCAGCTAGATGGTGATTTCGCCGGACGCTTACCGGTCACGATCCGAACGTTACCCGGTCGAGTGCGATTGTTGGTTCCCGCGGAAGTCCAAAATTTTGCACGCTGA